Sequence from the Thermococcus sp. CX2 genome:
TTGCCTTTGACGTCGTACTCAACATCGTCGGCCTTCTCCTCGGCATCCTCAACAACCTTCGCAAGTTCTATGGCCCTGTCGACGTCAACGTTAAGGGCCTTCACAGCATCCACAAGAATGCTGTACGTTTCAAGCGCTGAATCAACGAGTTCCATAAGCTCATCTCCAATCTCGAGCGGAACCTTCGGCTTGGCCAGAATGAGGGTGTGAGCGGCGCTCTCGGCTGTATCAGCCACCTGGTCGATCAGCTCAGAAAGCCTGACATAGTCACCCCTGTTGGTGGGCAGAAAAGCTCCCTCGTAGAGCATTGTTTCTATGCTTCTCCTGAGCCTGTCTGCTTTACTCTCGAGCTGGTCTACCTCCCTCTCGAAGGCCTTCGCCCTTTCAAAATCCCCTGACAGATAAGCGGCTATGAGCTCTCTGAAGGCAACAAGGGACTCATTAACGACCTCAAGATGCGTCTCAATGGTCTCAAAAACATTGCTTTCCTTACCACCGAATATTGGCATTCTCTCTCCCCCAAGAGTACTTCACCCGAGAGGTTTATCTACTTTGCCCTTCCTTGGCCTTGATAAGCGCCCAGAGAAGCTCGTTCCTCGGTGCCTCGAGACCCACTGTTTTAGCGTATTCCACTATTTTCCCGTGGATGTAGTCAACCTCTGTCTTCTTCCCGCGCCAGATGTCCTGAAGGGTCGAATTATAGTTCTCCCTCGTCTTTTCTATCGTGTCCCAGAGGAGTTCCAGAGGATGGACTTCAAACTCTATCCCGAGCTGCTGGGCCACCATGCAGCCCTCACGGGCGATGTCTATCGAGATACTCTCAAGGTACGGGTCGTCCTTCAAGAAGCCGTTCTTAACCTCTAGAACCGTTCCGAGGCCGTTTATGACTGAATTAACAATGACCTTGGCCCACTTCCACCCAACGACGTTCTCAGTTGTGTAAGTTTCCAGCCCCGCCTCGTTGAAAGTTTTCGCAATCTCATCTACGAATGGATGGCTTCCCGTGGGATACTTTCCGATGACTGTAACACCCTTACCTGTCCATTTCAAAACGCCCCCCTCAACGAGCATCGCCCCGTTGGTGGTTATTCCCCCTAGAACATTTGGAGTGAACTTCAGTGCCAGTTCCTCGTTCCCCAGCCCGTTTTGAATGCTGAGTATCCACGTTTCCGGACCGATGCATCTTTTAGCGCACTCCAAGGCGGTCTTGGTTGAGTAGGACTTCGTGGCAAGTATGAGCAGATCAGGCGGCTCCTCAGGAGCGTAGATACTTGCCTTTGGATGAACAACGAATTCTTCTATCCCAACAATCCGGAGGCCGTTCTCGTTTACCGCTCTTACCTGATTCTCGCGGCCGATAAGCGTAACGTCGTTCCCTGCTCTTGACAAAAGCGCCCCAAAGAGCGAGCCTATCGAGCCCGCACCGAGCACGTAAATCTTCATCCCACCACCGCAACCGTTTAAAGCCTTTTCCTTAAAGCCTTACCGATGAAGATCGTTTTAGTGGAACCTGAGGGCCCAGCCAACATCGGCATGGTTGCAAGGGTGATGAAGAACTTCGGCTTTACCGAGCTGGTTCTGGTTAATCCCAACATCACCGAGGAGAGCTACGCCTACGCGGTTCACGCGAGAGACGTTCTGGAGAGAGCCGAAATCGTGGAGACGTTCGAGGAAGCGTTGGGGCTCGTTGATTTGGCCATTGGGACGACGGCAAAGTCCGGAAGACGGTACATCCCCGAAAGGGCACCCCTCACGCCCTGGGAGCTGAGGGAAGCGCTCAAAGGCTATCCAGGCAGGGTTGGTATCTTCTTCGGGCGCGAGAGCATAGGGCTGAAAAACGAAGAGCTTGAAAGGATGGACTTAACCCTCACGATACCGACGAGCGAAGCTTATCCAACCATGAACCTCAGCCAAGCGGCCGCGGTTATCCTCTACGAGCTGAGCAAGACAAAGAGGGAAGCTGTTCATCCATCGCTGGAGCCAGCAACTCGGGAGGAGAAGGAAGTCCTTGTGGATACGTGGAAAAGGCTCCTCGATGTCCTGGACTATCCAAAAGATGAGGAGAGAAAAGAAGTTTTTGTCAAAGTTTTCAGGCGCTTTGTAGGCAGGGCCTTTCTTTATGGAAGAGAAGTTCACACGCTAATCGGGCCCCTAAGGAAAGCAATCTTAAGGCTGGAGGAGTGCAAAGATGCTGAGCGTTGAGCGCTTTACCGTCGCCGAGAGGGAGGTTTGGATAGGGGTTCTCTTTGGGGAGAGGATTCATGGAATAACCTTCTCCCTGGACGGAAGGGACTACCTCAAGGAGAGGATAGCCAGTCTGAGGTCTTTCCTCGAGAGGAGGGGCGTCGAAGTTGAGTTGGTCCCAAAAGAATCCGTTTACCCCAAGCTGGTTCACGATGTTCTGGTCGGGAGGAGAGACAACGACGAACTCCTCGGCGAGCTGAGCTTCCACGGGGTAACTGATTTTGAGCGTCAGGTTTACGAATGGCTAACAAAAAGGGTTAAAAGAGGAAGCGTTGTAACATATGGGGAGCTGGCAAAGACCATTGGAACTTCACCGAGGGCCATCGGTGGGGCCATGAAGCGAAACCCCTACCCGATAGTCGTTCCCTGTCACCGGGTCATAGCTCAAAACGGACCTGGCAATTACACGCCCAAACCCGATTACAAAAGGTTCCTGCTGAAGCTGGAGGGGGTGAAAGAGTGGACAAACTCAAAGCGTATCTGATAGGATTCCTAATTGCTGTCACAGCGATAGCGGGAGCTATAGTCTACGAATGGGGATTCCCGATGCTTATAAGGATAATCCTTACCCTCGGGTTCCTTGGCGTTACCCTGGCACTGCTCTTCTTCACCGCGCTGACGTTCTACGCCGAGAGCTGGAAGTACGGCTTTATCCTGGCGATATTCACGGCGATAAGTGCCTATGGAACATACCTCAGCGCCACGTGGCAGAACCTCAACATAGTCGCGGGGATAATAGTCTTCTTCGTTGCCATTCTGGCATTCGGAATCTGGTACATCAGCGAGCCGGATTTAGGCCTGGCCGACCGCTTCCGCTCGGCTGAGAAGCTCGAAAGGATGGGCAAGTACAAGGCCGCCGCCAGAAAGTACGAGAAGGCCGGCAACTACCTGAAGGCCGCCGAGATGTACGAGAAGCTCGGCTGGATGGAGAGCGCCGCCTGGGCCTACGAGAAGGCCGAGAAGTACGAGAAGGCGGCCGAGATATACGAGGCCCTCTATGAGAAGGAGAAGGACACCTACTACCTCAAGGAAGCCCACGAGTACTGGAAGAAGGCAGGAAACATGGACAGGGCAGCTAAGGCCCTTGAGAAGTACGCCGAGGAGGAGCCCTGGTTCTGGGAGGACGTCGCTAAGCTCTACGAGGATCTCGGCAACGAGGAGAAGGCCAGGGAGGCATGGGAGAAGGCACTGGAGTACTACACCAAGGAAGCCGAGGAGGAGGGCGTCTTCTGGGAGGACGTCGGAAACATAGCAAGGAAGCTCGGAAGGGAGGAGCTAGCAAAGGAAGCCTACCAGAAGTTCCTCGAGTACTGCCTCAAGGAGGCCGAAGAAGACCCGATGTGGTGGAAGCACGTCGCCGAGGCCTACGAATACCTGGGCGAGAAGGAGAAGGCTGAAGAGGCAAAGAAGAAATACGAGGAGTACAGGGCAAAGATTATGAAGGCGAACGAGGAGACGTCGAAGTTCCCCGCGGAAAGGTGATTCTCCACTCCTTCTTTTTCCGGGGGGTGAAAAATTGTCAAGAGATAGACCACCAAAGGAGAGGCCAAAGCTTAATATCCTCAAGCTGTCAAAGATGCCCATAAGGCTCGTGATGGAGAAGAACTTCCTCAGGCTCTCTCCCGATGATAAAATAGAGAAGCTCATAAAGAAGCTCGAGCATCAAACCTGCGCCGTCGTCACCGATGACGATGGAAAGCTCCTCGGATTCATTTCGATCGACGAGATAATCAACCTCATAATTCCCCCCTCCGATTACATTCTCGTGGGACTTGACGCGATCAAGGAGGCACACTTCGACTGGGACAGACCCGTGAAAGACATAATGAACCCCAGACCGATAACCCTCAGTCCTAACGACAGCCTCGGCTATGCCCTCGAGATGATGCTCGAAACCGGTATCAAGCAGTTTCCAGTTGTTGATAAGAAAAAGACTGTCCTAGGAACGTTTTCCGCTCAAAGTATCGTGAGGCTTCTAAGAGTATTCGCTCGGTGATCCAAAATGGAACTCGAGCTGATACTCTACCTAGCCCTCATGCTAGCCGTTGCTGAGACCTTTGGATGGATCTTCGCAAGGATAGAGCAACCCGTCGTCCTAGGCCAGATCATCGGCGGCATACTGCTCGGCATGTTCTTCCCCCCGACCACAGAAGTGAAGGATATTTCAATGCTCGGTGTCCTGCTCCTCCTCTTCCTGGCAGGTCTGGAAAGTAGCATTGATGAGCTGAAGGAAGCCGGTAAGGCTGGGCTCTCCGTGGCCGTGGTTGGAGTTGCAATTGCCTTCCTCATTGGTTTCGGCCTTGTATATCCCTTCAAGGGCTTTGAGCAGGCCCTCCTCTACGGTGCCCTGATGACCCCGACGAGCGTGAGCCTAACGGTCAGGGTTCTCATGGAGCTCGACGCGCTCAAGACTGTTGAGGGCAACACCATACTGACGGCTGCCATAGTTGATGATATCCTCGGCATAGTCATCCTGAGCATTGTCATTTCAATGATCGTCCAGGGCGGCATTAATCCAATTGGGATAGGACTCATCTTTGCCAAGGTCATCATCTTCATACTGGCCGCGATTTACGTTGTCCCGCCTGCGATAGATAGACTGCTGAGAAAGGTCGTCCATCTCGGCTTTGCCGACTCGACAATAACCCTATCGATGGCGACCCTCTTCGCGTTTGCCTATCTAGCGGAACACATGAACCTAGCCTCTATCCTCGGAGCATACCTCTTCGGTCTCAGTTTAAGCGAGACCGAATTCAGAAAGCCGATATTTGAGCACACAAGGATCCTGGCCCACTCTATGTTCATCCCGTTGTTCTTCGTTGACGTTGGCATGAGCATCCCGCTTAGGAGCATCTCTGAGGTAGGGGTCTTCGCATTGGTCTTCAGCCTTGGAGCGATAGCCAGCAAGGTGATAGGGTGCGGCCTCGGAGCTCTCCTAGCTGGACTTAACCGCAAACAGTCGCTCAGGATCGGAATAGGCATGATCCCAAGAATGGGCGTTGAACTTGCGATGCTCGCTATAGCCATGAACGCTGGCATAGTCGGTGAAGATGCCTACGTGGTCATCGTGCTGATGATATTCCTGAGTACGCTTGTGACGCCGCCTCTCCTTAAGATGGCCTTTGGTGGAGAAGGGAACAATGAAGAAGAACTACTCAAACTCTTAGGGGAAAGTTAATATTTAACAATCACAAAACCTCCGATGGTGATAGAGATGTTTCCGATGGGTGGAATGAACCCGAGGCAGATGAAGAAGCTCATGCGCCAGATGGGCATCAGGATGGAGGAGCTTGAGGGAGTCAAGGAAGTCATAATCAGGCTCGAGAACAAGGAGATAGTCATCAAAGAGCCTGTCGTGACGGTTATAACCGCCCAGGGTGAGAAGAGCTACCAGATAATCGGCCCCGAGGAGGTCAGGCCGATAATCAGCATCTCCGAGGACGACATCAAGCTCGTCATGGAGCAGGCAGGCGTCGACTACGAGACGGCAAAGAAGGCCCTCGAGGAAGCTGAAGGCGACCTCGCAGAGGCAATCATCAAGCTCACTGAGGGCTGAGAAATTTTCCTTTTACTAAATACAAAGTAGAAAGGGAAATCACTCCTTCCCATGCTCTTTTTCGAAGGCATCTATGGCCTTCATGAGCGGTATAAGGTGCATAAGCGCCGGACCGCCGGCCATGAGAACGGCGACGAGACCAGCCTCGATGAGCTCCTCTTTCTTAGCGCCCGCTTCGAGGGCCTTCTGGGTGTGGAGGTAGATACACCACTCACAGCCCTGGGCTATCCCCAGGGCAAGAGCTATGAGCTCCTTCTCTCTCGTGGTCAGGGCCTTGTTGTCGACGACCTCGCGGAGAAACCTAGAGAAGGCAGAAATCTCTTTCGGGTGCTCCTTACCGAGCTTGTCAAGGAGCTCCTCTATTTCTTTCAGCTTAACCTGAACATCCTCACAATCCATAGGAACCACCATATAAAATTGCATTCTAAGTTTAAAGGCATATCCCAAACTTTGGGTTGAGAACTACCCTCTCCAAAAGGATATAAAGGAAGAAGCTTAGTCGAGGACGATGAAAGCTATAGGAGTCATCAGGAAATCCAGGCGTGAGAGGATAAGTAGGGAAGAGTTTGAGGAGCTGTTGAGAAGCGCTGGTTATGAGGTAGTGGCGATTCTCGAGCAGAACCGCGAGGAGCACCCGAAGTACAACATAGGAAAGGGCAAACTCGAGGAGCTCAAAGAGCTCGTGAGGGAGCTTCGGCCGGATAAGGTCATCTTCGCCAACAAGCTCACGCCAAGTCAGGCCTACAACCTCTGGAAGGAGCTGAGAGTTGAGATAATAGACAAATGGCAGCTGGTTCTTGAGATATTCGAGAGGCGCGCGCATTCAAAAGAGGCAAAGCTCCAGGTGGAGCTGGCGAGCCTGCAGTATGAGATTCCCCTCGTGAAGGAGGCCATCAGGAGAATAAAGCTCGGCGATAGGGCAGGATTCAAGGGAATGGGTGAGTATCAGACCCAGCAGTATCTTAAGCACATCCGCTACCGCATGGGCAAGATAAGGAAGGAGCTGGAGAGAGTAAAGGCGGACCGGGAGGTTAAAAGGAAGCGCAGGGAAGAGGTTGGCTTCATCCTCCTTGCCCTAGCCGGCTACACCAACGCCGGAAAGAGCACCCTCCTCAATACCCTCGCCAGGGAGGAGATAGAGGCCAGAAACCAGATGTTCACAACGCTCGATACCACCACGAGGCGCTTTAAGCTCGGCGGTAAAAGGGTTCTAGTCACCGACACGGTCGGTTTCATCGATGGCCTCCCGCCGTTTATCGTTGAAGCCTTCCACTCCACGCTGGAGGAGATAGTTAAGGCCGACATAGTCCTGCTCGTTCTCGATGTAAGCGAGCCCTGGCCGGAGATACGGAGGAAGTTCCTGGCATCGCTCAACGTCTTGAGGGAGCTTAAGGCCTTGGATAAGCCTATGGTAGTCGTCCTCAACAAGAGGGACCTGACGAGCGAGGAGGACGTTAAAGATAAGGCCGAGAGAATAATGGAGATAGTCGAGGAGAGGGGGATAAACGTCTCCCGTGTCGTTTCCATCTCGGCCAAGTTCGGTCAGCTGGAGGAGCTTTACGGGGCGCTGGAAGAGGTGGTACTAACCCTGCCCAAGTATGGGGCCTTCGAGATAACCGTGAGGGAGCCTGAGAAAGTCCCTCAGGTAATGGCTCTGATAAATGCTATCGGCGAGGTTTTGTCGGTTGAGTATGGCGAGGAGACGAAAATAGAAGCCTACATCCAGACGGGGATGATAAAGGAGCTGACTAAACTTGGGGTTGAGATACGGCGATTAAACCAGCCCAAACACCGAGAAAGCCTTGAAGATTCCGAGGGCGATGAATATCGCCGTTAGCGGCGTCGCCACCCAGCCGAAGACTATGTCCTTTATGACGGACTTATCAACCCTTTCTCCCGCTATCAGACCAACACCAATGACACCGCCGACGATGGACTGGCTCGAGCTGACTGGAAGGCCAAAGATGTTGGCCAAACTTACCGCCATGGCGGAGCCGAATTGAGCCGCGAAAGCCGAGACAGGGCCTAAAGCTGTTATTCTCTTCCCAACAGTATGCATGACGGCGTAGCTGAAGGTGAGCGCGCCGATAGAGAGAGCTATGGCTCCAAAGATGCCCGCGACCTTGGGCTCCATAAAGCCCGCCCCAACCAATGGCCCGGAGGCGTTGGCAACCTCGTTGGTGCCGAAGTTGAAGGCCATGTATGAGCCGCCTAGTACCGCAAGGGCCTCGTAGAGGGCTTCAATCGTCGAGACGCTCTTTATGCTCGAAATAACCCTGGAGTAGAACTTGTAGAGAAATATGGCAAGAACCCCCGACAGTATGGGCGAAACAACCCAGGCGGAGGCTATTTTTATGAGCGTGTACCAGTTTATTGGGGCTTCAACCGCCAAACCGACCCCGATAACCCCTCCAACTATCGCCTGAGTGGTCGAAACGGGAAGGCCCCTAACGGTGGCTATGGTAACCCAAATACCAGCGGCAAGAAGTGCTATAACCGCCATCTCCATCGTGAGGTAGCCTTCGGGAACGATGCCCTTCCCCACTGTCTTCATGACCGTGTAGCCCTTCAGATAGGCGCCCATTAGGACGAATATTGCTATGGTGAGGGTTGCCTGACGGAAGCTGAGTATTCCAGCGCCTACTGCCGTCCCCATGGCGTTGGCTGAATCGTTGGAGCCTATGTTCCATGCGATGTAGAACGCCACTGCAATCGCTGCTATAGCTAGGCCATCCATGTACTCCACCTCTATAGAAGTATATAGTCTATATACTTAGTTTAAAGCTTTTCGATTTGTAGGTGTATATCAGAGGCATAAATCGAACATCGGACATTTGATATGTTCATTCTTACCCAAAGACACCTGACGAAGGCTGCTTAACCCAATACCGAAACTTAAATAAATGCAATAGATGAATAAGTTTTGACAAATTTAAGGAGGCAGGAATGATGATAGAGATTCGTTTTCACGGTAGGGGTGGACAGGGTGCAGTTACCGCTGCCAACATATTAGCTTCAGCCGCTTTCCTTGAGGGCAAATACGTCCAGGCGTTCCCCTTCTTCGGAGTTGAGAGGAGGGGTGCCCCAGTCACGGCATTCACCAGGATCGACGAGAAGCCGATAAGGATAAAGACCCAGATTTACGAGCCGGACATAGTCGTCGTCCTCGACCCGTCGCTTCTTGACACCGTCGATGTCACCGCCGGTCTCAAGGACGGCGGAATCGTCATCGTCAACACCGAGAAGAGCAAGGAAGAGGTTCTTGAGAAGCTCAAGAAGAAGCCCGCCAAGCTCGCCCTTGTCGATGCCACCACCATAGCCCTTGAGATACTCGGCCTCCCAATCACCAACACCGCCATTCTCGGTGCCGTCGCCAAGGCCACCGGCGTTGTCAGCCTTGAGCACGTCCAGAAGGCCATCCAGGACGTATTCTCTGGAGCCCTCGGCGAAAAGAACGCCAAGGCTGCAGAAGAGGCTTTCAACAAGACCGTCATTTACGAGCTCTGATTCTCTTTCCTTATAATCCTTACAAGGGGTGAAGCGCGTTGAACACGTTGTTTGGTGAAAAGAAAGAAGGGGCCACAAAAATCGTCCTCAAATCCGTGGACGAATATCCCGAGGCCCCGATAACCTTAGGAACGACTCTTATCAACTTCACTGGTGACTGGAGGACGTTCATACCTGTTGTCAACAATGATAAGTGTGTCAAGTGCTACATCTGCTGGAAGTTCTGCCCGGAGCCAGCAATATACA
This genomic interval carries:
- a CDS encoding TIGR00153 family protein codes for the protein MPIFGGKESNVFETIETHLEVVNESLVAFRELIAAYLSGDFERAKAFEREVDQLESKADRLRRSIETMLYEGAFLPTNRGDYVRLSELIDQVADTAESAAHTLILAKPKVPLEIGDELMELVDSALETYSILVDAVKALNVDVDRAIELAKVVEDAEEKADDVEYDVKGKIFESETITTYAKIIWNQILTKIGDIADRAEDASDQVMLMAIKRRG
- a CDS encoding 2-dehydropantoate 2-reductase, with the protein product MKIYVLGAGSIGSLFGALLSRAGNDVTLIGRENQVRAVNENGLRIVGIEEFVVHPKASIYAPEEPPDLLILATKSYSTKTALECAKRCIGPETWILSIQNGLGNEELALKFTPNVLGGITTNGAMLVEGGVLKWTGKGVTVIGKYPTGSHPFVDEIAKTFNEAGLETYTTENVVGWKWAKVIVNSVINGLGTVLEVKNGFLKDDPYLESISIDIAREGCMVAQQLGIEFEVHPLELLWDTIEKTRENYNSTLQDIWRGKKTEVDYIHGKIVEYAKTVGLEAPRNELLWALIKAKEGQSR
- a CDS encoding RNA methyltransferase; the encoded protein is MKIVLVEPEGPANIGMVARVMKNFGFTELVLVNPNITEESYAYAVHARDVLERAEIVETFEEALGLVDLAIGTTAKSGRRYIPERAPLTPWELREALKGYPGRVGIFFGRESIGLKNEELERMDLTLTIPTSEAYPTMNLSQAAAVILYELSKTKREAVHPSLEPATREEKEVLVDTWKRLLDVLDYPKDEERKEVFVKVFRRFVGRAFLYGREVHTLIGPLRKAILRLEECKDAER
- the otg gene encoding methylated-DNA--protein-cysteine methyltransferase; the encoded protein is MLSVERFTVAEREVWIGVLFGERIHGITFSLDGRDYLKERIASLRSFLERRGVEVELVPKESVYPKLVHDVLVGRRDNDELLGELSFHGVTDFERQVYEWLTKRVKRGSVVTYGELAKTIGTSPRAIGGAMKRNPYPIVVPCHRVIAQNGPGNYTPKPDYKRFLLKLEGVKEWTNSKRI
- a CDS encoding tetratricopeptide repeat protein: MDKLKAYLIGFLIAVTAIAGAIVYEWGFPMLIRIILTLGFLGVTLALLFFTALTFYAESWKYGFILAIFTAISAYGTYLSATWQNLNIVAGIIVFFVAILAFGIWYISEPDLGLADRFRSAEKLERMGKYKAAARKYEKAGNYLKAAEMYEKLGWMESAAWAYEKAEKYEKAAEIYEALYEKEKDTYYLKEAHEYWKKAGNMDRAAKALEKYAEEEPWFWEDVAKLYEDLGNEEKAREAWEKALEYYTKEAEEEGVFWEDVGNIARKLGREELAKEAYQKFLEYCLKEAEEDPMWWKHVAEAYEYLGEKEKAEEAKKKYEEYRAKIMKANEETSKFPAER
- a CDS encoding HPP family protein, with the translated sequence MSRDRPPKERPKLNILKLSKMPIRLVMEKNFLRLSPDDKIEKLIKKLEHQTCAVVTDDDGKLLGFISIDEIINLIIPPSDYILVGLDAIKEAHFDWDRPVKDIMNPRPITLSPNDSLGYALEMMLETGIKQFPVVDKKKTVLGTFSAQSIVRLLRVFAR
- a CDS encoding cation:proton antiporter, which gives rise to MELELILYLALMLAVAETFGWIFARIEQPVVLGQIIGGILLGMFFPPTTEVKDISMLGVLLLLFLAGLESSIDELKEAGKAGLSVAVVGVAIAFLIGFGLVYPFKGFEQALLYGALMTPTSVSLTVRVLMELDALKTVEGNTILTAAIVDDILGIVILSIVISMIVQGGINPIGIGLIFAKVIIFILAAIYVVPPAIDRLLRKVVHLGFADSTITLSMATLFAFAYLAEHMNLASILGAYLFGLSLSETEFRKPIFEHTRILAHSMFIPLFFVDVGMSIPLRSISEVGVFALVFSLGAIASKVIGCGLGALLAGLNRKQSLRIGIGMIPRMGVELAMLAIAMNAGIVGEDAYVVIVLMIFLSTLVTPPLLKMAFGGEGNNEEELLKLLGES
- a CDS encoding nascent polypeptide-associated complex protein, whose translation is MGGMNPRQMKKLMRQMGIRMEELEGVKEVIIRLENKEIVIKEPVVTVITAQGEKSYQIIGPEEVRPIISISEDDIKLVMEQAGVDYETAKKALEEAEGDLAEAIIKLTEG
- a CDS encoding carboxymuconolactone decarboxylase family protein, whose translation is MDCEDVQVKLKEIEELLDKLGKEHPKEISAFSRFLREVVDNKALTTREKELIALALGIAQGCEWCIYLHTQKALEAGAKKEELIEAGLVAVLMAGGPALMHLIPLMKAIDAFEKEHGKE
- the hflX gene encoding GTPase HflX, whose amino-acid sequence is MKAIGVIRKSRRERISREEFEELLRSAGYEVVAILEQNREEHPKYNIGKGKLEELKELVRELRPDKVIFANKLTPSQAYNLWKELRVEIIDKWQLVLEIFERRAHSKEAKLQVELASLQYEIPLVKEAIRRIKLGDRAGFKGMGEYQTQQYLKHIRYRMGKIRKELERVKADREVKRKRREEVGFILLALAGYTNAGKSTLLNTLAREEIEARNQMFTTLDTTTRRFKLGGKRVLVTDTVGFIDGLPPFIVEAFHSTLEEIVKADIVLLVLDVSEPWPEIRRKFLASLNVLRELKALDKPMVVVLNKRDLTSEEDVKDKAERIMEIVEERGINVSRVVSISAKFGQLEELYGALEEVVLTLPKYGAFEITVREPEKVPQVMALINAIGEVLSVEYGEETKIEAYIQTGMIKELTKLGVEIRRLNQPKHRESLEDSEGDEYRR
- a CDS encoding inorganic phosphate transporter translates to MDGLAIAAIAVAFYIAWNIGSNDSANAMGTAVGAGILSFRQATLTIAIFVLMGAYLKGYTVMKTVGKGIVPEGYLTMEMAVIALLAAGIWVTIATVRGLPVSTTQAIVGGVIGVGLAVEAPINWYTLIKIASAWVVSPILSGVLAIFLYKFYSRVISSIKSVSTIEALYEALAVLGGSYMAFNFGTNEVANASGPLVGAGFMEPKVAGIFGAIALSIGALTFSYAVMHTVGKRITALGPVSAFAAQFGSAMAVSLANIFGLPVSSSQSIVGGVIGVGLIAGERVDKSVIKDIVFGWVATPLTAIFIALGIFKAFSVFGLV
- a CDS encoding pyruvate/ketoisovalerate ferredoxin oxidoreductase subunit gamma — translated: MIEIRFHGRGGQGAVTAANILASAAFLEGKYVQAFPFFGVERRGAPVTAFTRIDEKPIRIKTQIYEPDIVVVLDPSLLDTVDVTAGLKDGGIVIVNTEKSKEEVLEKLKKKPAKLALVDATTIALEILGLPITNTAILGAVAKATGVVSLEHVQKAIQDVFSGALGEKNAKAAEEAFNKTVIYEL
- a CDS encoding 3-methyl-2-oxobutanoate dehydrogenase subunit delta, with amino-acid sequence MNTLFGEKKEGATKIVLKSVDEYPEAPITLGTTLINFTGDWRTFIPVVNNDKCVKCYICWKFCPEPAIYIREDGYVGIDYDYCKGCGICANECPTKAITMEKEEK